One window of Hymenobacter sp. BRD128 genomic DNA carries:
- a CDS encoding redoxin domain-containing protein — protein MKLTFTCLLTWVGSWALVAAAQAQAPASRPAEAGGTAVLTGRVANPTNDTIAVSIHDSPFDSKERISYARLNEKGEFRLSVPVAGSTKADLVYGDAVADLYLDPGTDLDVRFKAEDLPGTVKFKANDVPTGFATRIRNSANLTDAQRHRQQMANANSYLAEFDEQFVSNDGFQVLPDNIQLYEAPFVSFLDYRIKHERNFLEDRAARQSFTIDFYNYAKAEITYSNANDRLTFPDLREQVVSTEGRMTMTPGYFDYLRDPNLLNDQTAVGNEQFQEFLLNYVHYMAAQQKHLRTDPDFYPFCYALASKRLNGQMKLLTLGRILQESFRFGHVRQSAAMLADFRALDTRKRYVAALDNDFTKHKALAIGAQAPDFKLLSATGDSVRLSSFQGKLVYLNFWKTTNGLCLRDLAYAQDLAKRFEGKNIVFVNVALDEMELPWRQLVTIKKLPGVHVRALGGLRSEVAKAYNLQEVPTYILLGEDGTILNPKPKRLSSRAAVDEINQSFGRAGVYSAAVAQLPNTAK, from the coding sequence TTACGTGTCTTTTAACCTGGGTAGGAAGCTGGGCGTTGGTAGCGGCGGCGCAGGCACAGGCGCCCGCGAGCCGGCCCGCCGAGGCAGGCGGCACCGCAGTGCTAACGGGCCGCGTGGCCAACCCTACGAACGATACCATCGCCGTATCTATTCACGACAGCCCGTTCGACAGCAAGGAGCGTATCAGCTATGCCCGTCTGAATGAGAAAGGTGAGTTTCGACTCAGCGTCCCGGTAGCGGGCTCTACCAAGGCCGATTTGGTGTATGGTGACGCAGTAGCCGACTTGTACCTGGACCCTGGCACCGACCTCGATGTGCGCTTTAAGGCCGAGGACTTGCCCGGCACGGTGAAATTCAAGGCCAATGACGTGCCGACCGGCTTTGCCACGCGCATTCGCAACAGCGCTAACCTAACCGACGCGCAGCGCCACCGCCAGCAGATGGCCAATGCCAATTCTTACCTGGCCGAGTTTGACGAGCAGTTTGTATCGAACGATGGCTTTCAGGTGTTGCCCGACAACATTCAATTGTACGAAGCCCCGTTCGTCTCCTTCCTCGACTACCGCATTAAGCACGAGCGAAACTTCCTGGAAGACCGCGCTGCCCGGCAGTCTTTCACCATAGATTTTTATAACTATGCCAAGGCGGAGATTACTTATTCCAACGCCAATGACCGCCTGACTTTTCCCGATTTGCGCGAGCAGGTAGTGAGCACCGAGGGCCGCATGACTATGACGCCCGGCTACTTCGACTACCTGCGCGACCCCAACCTGCTGAACGACCAGACGGCCGTCGGCAACGAGCAGTTCCAAGAGTTTTTGCTCAACTATGTGCATTACATGGCCGCGCAGCAGAAGCACCTGCGCACCGACCCCGACTTTTACCCGTTTTGCTACGCCTTGGCCAGCAAGCGCCTCAACGGCCAGATGAAGCTGCTGACGCTGGGCCGCATCCTGCAAGAATCTTTTCGTTTTGGGCACGTGCGGCAGTCGGCCGCCATGCTGGCCGATTTTCGCGCGCTCGATACCCGCAAGCGTTACGTCGCAGCGCTCGACAACGATTTTACCAAGCATAAGGCCTTGGCCATCGGTGCGCAGGCGCCTGACTTCAAATTGCTATCCGCTACCGGCGACTCAGTGCGCCTGAGCAGCTTCCAGGGCAAGCTGGTTTATTTGAATTTCTGGAAAACAACCAACGGCCTGTGTCTTCGCGACTTAGCTTACGCCCAGGACCTAGCCAAGCGCTTCGAGGGCAAAAATATCGTGTTCGTAAACGTAGCGCTTGATGAGATGGAGCTGCCCTGGCGCCAGCTCGTGACCATAAAGAAACTGCCCGGTGTGCACGTGCGCGCCCTAGGCGGCCTGCGCTCGGAGGTAGCCAAAGCCTATAATCTGCAAGAAGTGCCGACCTACATTTTGCTCGGCGAAGATGGTACTATCCTCAACCCCAAGCCCAAGCGCCTGAGCAGCCGCGCCGCCGTGGATGAGATAAACCAGTCGTTTGGCCGGGCCGGCGTGTACAGCGCCGCCGTGGCGCAGCTGCCCAACACGGCCAAGTAG
- a CDS encoding SPASM domain-containing protein, whose amino-acid sequence MRSTLRDAVSFLRKATPARVLNGSQVVASYVLSRLTGRARAWGLPVALAFEPTTSCNLRCPECPSGLRSFTRPTGMLPAELFKKTMDEVASRLWYLIFYFQGEPYLHPQFLDLVEYASKKGLYTATSTNAHFLTDDNARRTVESGLDRLIISLDGTTQEVYQQYRVGGKLEKVLAGTRNVVKWRKQLNSSTPRIIFQFLVVRPNEHQIEDARALAQAMGVDDVWFKTAQIYDYQQGSPLIPTIDYYSRYANNGNGTFSLKNKLVNGCWKMWHSCVVTWDGKVVPCCFDKDAEYRLGDRQHESFRALWHGQKYQGFRQALLKGRDQIEMCRNCTEGTKVWG is encoded by the coding sequence ATGCGCTCTACTCTCCGCGACGCCGTTTCTTTTTTGCGCAAGGCCACTCCTGCCCGCGTGCTCAACGGCAGCCAGGTAGTGGCTTCCTACGTGCTGAGCCGCCTCACGGGGCGCGCCCGCGCCTGGGGCCTGCCGGTGGCATTGGCCTTTGAGCCTACTACGAGCTGCAACCTGCGCTGCCCCGAGTGCCCGAGTGGCCTGCGCTCATTTACGCGGCCCACGGGCATGCTGCCGGCCGAGCTGTTCAAGAAAACGATGGATGAGGTGGCTAGCCGGCTGTGGTACCTCATTTTTTATTTCCAGGGCGAGCCGTACCTGCACCCGCAATTTCTTGACTTAGTAGAATATGCCAGCAAAAAAGGCCTCTACACGGCTACCAGCACCAATGCCCACTTTCTTACCGATGACAACGCCCGCCGCACGGTAGAGAGTGGCCTCGACCGCCTCATTATCTCGCTCGACGGCACCACGCAGGAGGTGTACCAGCAGTACCGCGTGGGCGGCAAGCTGGAAAAAGTACTGGCCGGCACCCGCAACGTAGTGAAGTGGCGTAAACAACTCAATAGCAGCACACCGCGCATTATCTTTCAATTTTTGGTAGTGCGGCCTAATGAGCACCAGATTGAAGATGCCCGGGCGCTAGCCCAGGCGATGGGCGTGGACGATGTGTGGTTTAAAACCGCTCAGATTTATGATTACCAGCAGGGCTCACCGCTAATTCCGACCATCGATTATTACTCACGCTACGCGAATAATGGCAACGGCACGTTCAGCCTCAAAAACAAACTCGTGAACGGCTGCTGGAAGATGTGGCACTCGTGCGTGGTCACCTGGGACGGCAAAGTAGTGCCCTGCTGTTTCGACAAAGATGCCGAATACCGGCTCGGCGACCGCCAGCACGAAAGCTTCCGTGCCCTCTGGCACGGCCAGAAATACCAGGGCTTCCGCCAGGCGCTGCTCAAGGGCCGCGACCAGATTGAGATGTGCCGCAACTGCACCGAAGGCACCAAGGTATGGGGCTAG